In Rutidosis leptorrhynchoides isolate AG116_Rl617_1_P2 chromosome 6, CSIRO_AGI_Rlap_v1, whole genome shotgun sequence, the DNA window CAAGGTATGTTGGCAATCGAAAGATCAGTTAGGAGGTCGAACAACGACTTTGTAGAGAAGGATCCATTGGTATGTAAATTCCAATTCCATCTATCCGAATCGGCTGATGGGCAAGGGAAAGCAGCGAGGTCAGCAAGCATATTATCGAGCTCACCAGACGCCCTCCACTTGGGTTCAGAGGCCCAATTCCAAGAAAATAAAGGGCTGTTTTCGGCCCAATTGATTCTGTCAATAACGAATGAAGATTTCTGCCGCTCGAGTCTATAGAGTCTTGGGTATTTTAGCTTGAAAGGAGTGTTACCGCACCATTTGTCTTCCCAAAAGCTTGTATCCGAACCTGGACCTACCACTTTGACAAAAAGATTAGAAATGTCACATCCTAACTTAGTTAGGGTGTGTTCTAAGTTGGTGATGGAAAACCATGTACGATCATCAAATCTTTTTTGGCCATTAGGATCAAGTGAATTAATACAACCTAACCCCCCATGAGACTCGTAGAGGCTTTTAATAACCTTGACCCAAAGGGCGTCGTTTAAAGTTaagaatctccaccaccatttcacTAGAAGTGCAAGGTTTTTAAAATTTAAGGACCCAACATTTAATCCTCCATAGTCATAAGGTAGGGAGATTCTTTCCCAATTTACCCAAGTCATTTTTTTCTTATCGgaagacccgccccaaaagaattcACGGCGAAACCTTTCTAATTCTTTGATAACCCGAGAGGGGGCCTTGAAAAGAGAAAGGTAGTATAAGGGAAGGCTATTTAGAACGGACTTAATTAAGGTTAGGCGCCCACCAAAAGATAAAGAGTTTGCTTTCCAAGATGAAAGTCTTTTTTTAAATTTATCGAAAACGGGTTGCCAATTTTGGTAACGCTTAAGATTAGCTCCAATGGGGAGTCCGAGGTAGTTAAAGGGGAATGATCCCTCAACACACCCGAACCATGAGGCTAACAAAAGAGATTCCTCCTTTGACATTCCGATGCCATAAGCACAACTTTTACAAAAATTAATTTTAAGTCCCGAAAGGTTTTCAAAGCATTTAAGAATTTTTAAGATATTACAAATTTCGACTTTGTTCCAATTCCCAAAAATAATCGTATCATCAGCATATTGTAAGTGGGACACGACgactttatcttttccaatttcaaCACCATTTATGAGGCCTTTAGAAAGTGCAACTTTAAGTAAATGGTTTAGACCCTCACTAGCCAGGATAAAAAGAAAGGGAGAGAGGGGATCCCCTTGTCTCACCCCACATTTAGGAAAGAATTGGTCGGTCGATCCGTTTATGAGTACCGAAATAGACGTGGAGGTTAGACAAGAGCGAATCCAATTAATCCATTTTGTGCCAAAACCCATGAGCCCCATCAATTTAAAGAGAAAATCCCAATCTAAACAGTCAAATGCTTTTTCGAAGTCGACTTTAAAAAtgaaacttttttatttttttgcttTAAGTTCATCTATGGTTTCACGAGCGATTAAGATACCATCCAAGATATATCTATCACTAATAAATGCGCTTTGTTCTAACCCGATAAGCCATGGAATACATCCCCTAATCCGATTGGCAAGCACTTtagataatattttataataactaccAATTAGACTTATGGGACGATAATTGGAGAAATTTAAAGGGTCACTTACCTTGGGAATGAGCGTTATGAATGAGGCATTGCAACCATTAGAAATGGATTCATTTTCCCAGAACCAATTTAGCGCGCGAACAAGGTCTGATGTTTcgcaaggtgtatataaaatagcttatatttttacaggaaatactattaaatacgatacaattttacacaagatatttatttatttagagaacggatatacttaaacattgctacaacacttataggcagtgtacctaatcgtacagtagtgtagtttttagtaagtccggttcgttccacagggaatctttttaaacaaagcttaacgctatattagtttacttttataaaaatacaaatatatatataagtaatattattattataaaggggagtttttaccgtttaatgaccggtttgtcgattttaaaactttagtcgcagttaaaaccaaatgtaaaatattaaaaataaatacaagatttaaattaaagcgtaaagtaaataacgataatgaaattgcaaataataaaaatgcgataaaataaacttgcgataattaaaaagtacgataattaaaagtgcaattaactacaataataataaaaatgtgataattagaagtgcaattaaatataaaataaaggaaattaaatatgaaataaaagaattatgcttatttaaacttccgtaatcatgatgtttgacgtgttgattttagttttatacccatgggttaattgtcctttgtcctggattatttaatatgtccgtctggtttttgtccataacagtccatcagtcataaatataaagtgcgagtgtcctcgtcaaattattcttatacccgaagttaaatattccaactaattggggatttaaactgtaacaagattttaatactttgtttaataattacaccaggatgtcgactgagtgtaacccaatgttttaatattttgttatcaattataccaagtgtccttgtacataatttcacccctgttttaattattctaatggctattaatccattcccgtgtccggtttaatgaacgattattcgtacatataaataccccgcccatcgtgtccgatcgagtgtatatggtaatttatagggacgcccaattgtaaatctttatattaacattaacaaactatcatttagttaaacaaatataaagctcattaatagcccatagtctaatttccacaagtgtcgttcttttgtccaaaccccaattatggtacaaagcccaattacccaattttagtaattagcccaacatcatgattacttcgttttaaataagcataataataacttagctacgagacattaaattaaaaaggttgaacataacttacaatgattaaaaatagcgtagtgttacacggacagaatttcgacttacacccttacaacattcgctaacatacccttattattagaattatagttaaaattaaaattaaaatataaattataaatatatcgtatgaatggagaaaagagaaagatagattgatatttttggtgcaccaaagctcgatttttataggcatgtgggctggaactgaggctcatgcgatcgcatggatttatgccttccaggccatgcgatcgcatggccagctggggaggctcatatttggttgttttcttctgccgacggttttataaataatataatatattaaataattataagaattatttaaatattatattatatttatgtgcatagttgacttgtaatttttagtccgttgcgtcgagcgttgagagttgactctggtcccggttccggattttcaaacgtccttgcgtacaatttaatatcttgtactttgcgttttgaatcttgtactcttgtaatttcgagacgtttcttatcaataattggaacctcttggattgtattttgtacttttgagctttttggtcgtttgcgtcttcaattcatcgaatctgtcttttgtcttcaccttttattatttaaacgaatatcacttgtaaatagaacaattgcaactaaaagcttgtctttcttgaggaataatgctatgaaatatatgttcgtttttagcattatcaaatattcccacacttgagcgttgcttgtcctcaagcaataccgtcttgaaatactagaatcacttctttattcttcacactttgtacattagtgatttctatacggcggtataaacaatgatagtaacgatagaaccatggttaaaggtgggtgtgtcatccacagttgcctcgggtttaggtcaacgacacttgcaatcaaatagccgatttactttcggtttccaaagcaaagtgcacatttgaaaggcggtttacagtcccacatgactatgaaaatgtagatccttaaggaaattggatctttatgaaaacatttgatcttttaaaaattaaatctagtttttaccctagataagttttccggattaacccttcaccggtgtttgcaaaatatttttgtgggtttggtgggtttcagatttgaaaattttagctcaaaacttgcggttttgtgtcacccacttgctaaccttgtattaggaaagcaacacgtccagtttacttgtcccgtatattacctttcggtaaactaccatccggttgtaaaggaaagcgttgaacaagcaactgttaaggcaatgtcccctgacatgcttttaattatggtctataacgtgtcggacgcaattactatccttggtaggagcaatagtaaagctcactcttatgatttttcggtttggcacaaggtcctgtctttgaccatgctatacaaccaccgttcttacggttgacacccgatttggttcaggtgacctaatgaattctaggtgaattcctaggattttacgttcaatgataatgaacgcattgaaaatagggttttcagaaaacaaatcggtttgtaattttgatcaaaatattttctcattcaagctcgagtttagatatcattgaattccatgagtttgaattctcaatctttaaggtcaatctctaggattgagtaatatcaggcttaaaaactgatttttaatctttaaggagattatcctttctggggatctgattcattagtcttatccagctaatttgcacggtgccccccatttaacgagataaatccttctcatggttaggataaatctgaccacttggcgaccctgtttaatgctgaggtccgtggatttcctgctgattttagtgatgacttttctagatttttcgtcaacctacagctggtctggacgacaacttcttgacctaaatcaagaagcgcgtgtctttttcggaagactttacttccttttaatgatggaattgattcatcgtgtagatccatcttttcttttctttcatcgggtaacacaattttagtttagttcaaagcaaaagtattttccgtTATTTgtcacagatatatgtgacatatgtttaagataacttggtaaattttcccacacttggcttttattttcctttttatcgtcctctattccattttgaatgaattttaacattttggtttgtttctcaatttatgtcctttccgaggttacaataatttcggtgttaacacctagtacgTTACtagaattttactagaattgggtagtcagtatataagactagggctgttctttattagagagcactagattctaatacaactactacgttactagtatttttaatggtaaccaagtgtataaagataaaaattttaaaaatccgaaagaatttaacccattcccacacttaagatcttgcaatgccctcatttgcaagaaatcagtacaatttaaattattgagggtgattagcgtagaaatgattaaattttaccaaagtttccaaacatattggcgtttgtttgctgaatgataaatggtgcatatcatttgttcatttcgtctgttgttacatcacatttatttgtcatcttgtcgtcagaattagtagcttttgctgaacttaatgccagtctttgaaaatgcgctgttttatcctgttttgtacaatcgacaatatacatacatacaaatataatcatgcatggcaatttgaaatgggacttaatatcccactttcaaattctaaatatgaaatattagtacacaataataataaaataataaaaattacacaaatatatccaataacataagtttaaacatgaaaaagtcaaaagataaaaacataaaaatcataaaaataaccaaatggaactaaatcagtctggataggggttccagttcatctcatcgggtgggttccattgttggttataggtgttctgataggcttggtcatagtcataccggttaaagggtggtcggatatcggggctatgtggcggaaaatgagcaggtcgagtaggtacatagttatttggtacctgatatgatagctggctcatgatttggtgctgatgaactaaccagctatcgtgttggcgtcgcctataatcctcgtatactcgcttggagttccactgctcatacatactatgtctggccgcgttcgtcattgcttcctcatctatacgaacgtggacgtcaagaatagcatctcgaaagacatccctaatgtcttccgcctcctccatttcctcgtctgagcctctctctacctgaggatgagatccctcatagggtactgcctggttacgtctacttttcaataccttagcacccacataaactttcaatcctaagggctcaacctgttctctacaaatctgtaatggacccccttggttcctatcaacacctaaatactctccaatgagagtaacaaaaatacctcctcctattatactcccgtcctgcattccctctaccattttagataaataaaaagcaacacagtaagggatattgataaagcttctaggatcctgaatacactttaggtagaataaatcatataaggtaattttttctttattatgacctctttgtgtaatcgagttagccaaaaatctatgaataatacgaagctcggctctgtcaatatgtgtataggagtgtcctcctgctcgtgtaaaaacatcaaaatgtgacatacgcctccaaatggcgtcagtgtcaaagttactatctatccgttcaccataatgaatcaagtttgtacaatcgggtaatagcaactcaccaggagtatatatctgtaaggccctggccatgttcagcatggacattctgtacatcctaccgccaaggataaacctaagaaatcttctatcatctatcctaactatatttgtatcaagtgatacagtactaatcaactcaacacaccattccttatatacaggtctacgaatggtgaaaagatgttcccaatctgtaaaagaagaactgccatacctttgaactaaaagctgtctaacatggtcagctagatggaccgtttccaaagggccccaatcaattacccttggcacctctacattttttgttaccaatttgaatttgttcctttgatatgtctcgtaatctctccatcttctatcaaatctcagattaggatgtagagtgtgctcaggaatcgttgggaattctactggaggcctcattgggaatactatgaattcatcaacaaactgtaccggatcataataaggtatgtgctgatcaggctgttgttgttcctgttgtggttcttgttcgtgttgcatttctggttctggttctggtgctggtcgtctagatgatgatgctcctgaacctccagtatcggctctctgtaaaacacattaaacacaaaatttgtgcatccaaatatgcattagtgttagcaaaataacaacttaaaacaatcactataacattttaaatcaaaattaaacttatacacattttcacaatttttcacaattctacacttttcaaataagcacatatgaaaatgtatacaaaattcataagcatttaactcaaataacatgtcaaaatattcattactaataattaaacaagtctcaaatggcaaatatatcaaattaatcaagttcatgaattttggacttaaaaagtccactttaatcaccaaaaatcatgtttaggatcattgtttggatcatttaactatctaaacatgttacactactcaatttagcaatgattcatgacaaaaatcggccataacctgtttatatcaaaaagccccaaattgctcaagaacacaaagcctagatttctaaaaattttaaagtttttggcttcaaatcatgttaaatagcatcaatctaggttatacatgcataaaatactaacaatttaacactaattacactagaaattaacaaaattgcattaggtaaaaaattggtaattatcacaaaaactaggaatttatagagtttaggggtgtaatttttaccaatttgctgaagaatgagaatctaggcatgattagagcaagaaaaatgacgaattacggtgaattttggcgaaatttggtgaagatttgagagttttttcgggtgtatgtgtgtgttttgtgtgaagaacagacccgctgctgtatttgtttctggcctggatttcagctccatgcgattgcatggagttgaagtgtaaaacccatgcgatcgcatgggggtccgggtacagtgttttcagctttttttttttttttatatatataaaaccttatactttataaaacttataattaattaaattttaaaaattttgtttttctttaggagcgagggcgtttcggatcgttgtcctagtctgtccctcgacaaaattttaaaatttgtcaaatcaaagcgcggtttttaaaagtaaagatttttgggttttttttaatgtttttggcatactttaattcaataagattaaaaataatgataataaaagttctcgtccctcgctcgggtaaagcaatttcggttcaaagacatagtcttcaacttacgacgaattttaaaaatcatatttttaacttaatgagataaagtaaatttttgtttttaaattcacacaatttaaatataaaattcaagattaatattaaaaattcacaccaaacttaaaatttgaaatgcataaaattaaaaattcctattttaaaaattataaattcacaccaaacttaatttaaaaattcatattataaattcacaccaaacttatattaatttttcaaatatttataattttaaatatattgtttttataaagtttacaatattaatttaagatttaaatattaattttaaaaacatggtaaaaataaaattaaaaatctttttggctttttatcccactttaatcaatcaaatattatcaaaaatatgcgcccctcttttcggtaaagtaatttcggttccaagacctaatttaactcatgacgaatttttgaaatattttgggttgattgattaaagatatttataccttaagaataaacgttaaatttcgcagtgatgtaataaatttttgaatgatatcaataatttcggtcgccaaacctaattttattcaataccaatttaatactttatagcgaacaaattagcgtttattatcaaaaggttaaaaataaataaaaactgtacaaacatacatgtgaaatagatttcttagttatatgatctattccattcataagatagtcggtttaattggttttccatagctacatcggcgtaacctcga includes these proteins:
- the LOC139853394 gene encoding uncharacterized protein, translating into MYNTNQGKLSAKIEELTLSINAWEKQAESTDLDESRLKEWMDTRDLLNQKEKTLNEMLKQKSHFKWALEGDENSKFFHSIIRRRHQKNNIHGVNIAGIWSSNPDDIKKEALSHFSSLFEKNGTDGLDLNDWGGSRLNPQMAKKLEARFCESEILNAIKSCGKNKVPGPDDWDFLFKLMGLMGFGTKWINWIRSCLTSTSISVLINGSTDQFFPKCGVRQGDPLSPFLFILASEGLNHLLKVALSKGLINGVEIGKDKVVVSHLQYADDTIIFGNWNKVEICNILKILKCFENLSGLKINFCKSCAYGIGMSKEESLLLASWFGCVEGSFPFNYLGLPIGANLKRYQNWQPVFDKFKKRLSSWKANSLSFGGRLTLIKSVLNSLPLYYLSLFKAPSRVIKELERFRREFFWGGSSDKKKMTWVNWERISLPYDYGGLNVGSLNFKNLALLVKWWWRFLTLNDALWVKVIKSLYESHGGLGCINSLDPNGQKRFDDRTWFSITNLEHTLTKLGCDISNLFVKVVGPGSDTSFWEDKWCGNTPFKLKYPRLYRLERQKSSFVIDRINWAENSPLFSWNWASEPKWRASGELDNMLADLAAFPCPSADSDRWNWNLHTNGSFSTKSLFDLLTDLSIANIPCHDATILNPHIPQKVCIFIWRAKQNKIHVRFELDNKGIDLHSTRCPICDDAIETAQHALLECKAASEIWERVRKWWNDDNLHISHKRDISKAFTPSMKTKTGSQIWQATI